The window GCATGTGCGCATAATCCTCGATGCTCACTCGGCCGCCTCCACGCCCGTTATCTCCATCCTCGCAGAGAAGCTCAAATGCGCCGAGAGTTTTTCCCAGCCCAGCCCCGGATGAGACGCTTCAAGCCGGTAGTTGTTTCCCTTGTTCGCCAGCCTTATCAATGCGTCGAGTCCCTTCGCCTGGTGGCTACCCAGGTTGATCGATTGATTCACCAACTCTTCGATCATTTGCCGCGGCCCGATCTTGTGGATGGTTGCGATGTTCTGCCGCTCAACTTTCTGAAGGGAGACAATCTGGGCCACTTCCGCTGAATCGCCGCCAGGCTGGCCCTCCAGACGGCCCGGATTGACGAGCCATTTGTGCTCTCCCTCTCCGTCTGCGTAGCTCCAGGAGGGCTCGCTCAGGCGGGCCAGATCCGCATTCTTTTCCCGGGTCCCCTCCCGGATGAGAAGATTCCTCGGGAATCTGTGGATTCGAAGGGCAGCCGGATCCAGCAAAATGACTTCATCACTGAGAAACCAGAGCCCGTTGCGAAGAAGATACGCCACCAGGGTGGATTTTCCCGCGTAAGAATCTCCCAGCAGAAGAATGGCCTTGTCATTCAAGGCAGCGGCGGCACCGTGGAGCTGGATGAAATTCAGATTCGATTGTTCGAGGGCCGCCTTGCATATCTGATAATCCAGCCACCAAAAAATTTCGTCGAGATCATCCGAACCGGAAAAAGATGGGCTGTCATCTGATTCCTGAAAAAAATCCCTGCCGTCTCCACCGCGGACAATCCGGTACTGGCCCCCCTCTTGCTCAATTTCAACAGTAACGTCAGGGGCTACGTCAGGAGGTTCCTGCCAAAGCGTAAACAATCCGCTCTGCAGGAGATGGATGAGACGTTCCGGCGCCAAAAGGCGCAATCGATAGCCCAAAAGGTTGAATTGCAGCTTGGCGGACAACTGCTCTGTCACGTGGCTCTCAAATCCGAAGAATCAGCGGCGGACATCAGCAAACCCTCTTCCTGGAAGGTCTGAACGGCGCGCCGGACATCATCGAAAAGAGTATCCCCCGCAGCGCCCGGAAAATTCCGGAGACTTTCGGCAATCTCTTCGAGCGTGCGCGTTCCATCCAAGGATTCCCAAATAAAAGCCGCCGCGGGATTCAGCGAGTGAACCTTGTTCTTCTCCATATCGTAGAGGATAAAACCGTCATCCAGCTCACGGCATAAAATCTCATTTCGCCCGCGGGGGCGGTCAGAACCAATGAGTTCCCTGGAGGTTGCCATGGTCCTTCTCCAAAATGAGCAGGCGGTGCAACTCATTTATTTACAACGACTTTTTCTCGTTTATTTCCAGCTTGCAGCGCGAATGCGGCCCATCGCTCTACTTGAGCGCACGGGAGATCAGGATGGAAAACAACCCACGTGGTAGAAACTCCATGCTCTTCACGAATTCATCGAAAGTCGCCAGCCCCTTGCCGAAGGCGAGCGTGTGATCGATATAGGCAAATTCAAAAAGAGTATTACCGCGCATGAAGACGACCATCTTCCCGCGGTAGTTCGCCGTATAAGCCGGCGTCAGGGATTCATAGCGAAACTTGCGCGCCTCCTTTACCTCCTTCTCCTCCCGCGGGCCGCCGAAGGGCTGGCCCTCCTCGAGGAGATTTCTCGCCCGCTCGCGCGAAGCCGCGCTGGGCCGCCGTCCCATCCGGCCCCGCAGGTAAAACTCTCCCCGATGAATCCCGTTTTTCACGCCAATGGAGACCGCCTTTTCGAAAGGCCGGAATTTGTCGTCCAACACCGTCCGCATGTCCGTGTGCGGCGCGCTGAGCATCCGGCGGTAGGCATCCTTCAACTCGAGGATGAAGTCCTTCTCCTTGTCGAAGCGCCGGGATACGATCTGAAACGAAATCACCCCTCCCGAATGAGGGTTGTCGTAATACAAAACGGAGGTGGAGGGATCGTTCAGCGCCAGGATGTCGGCCACATCCGGCGTCCGGCGCCACGGCTCCTCGCGAATGGTTCGGACCTGGAAAGCATGCATTCGCGAGGTGTATACGGCAGGCTCCACACGTGCGGCGCAGCCCGAAAGCGCTCCGGCAGCAAGATACGGAAGCAGAAAAGCTCCGATCACGGTTCTGGCTGTTTTGCTCATGTGACAGATCCCAGGGATAGAAAAAACCTACCGGCGCGCCGCGGGCCCGCTTCCCGGCCGGAGGGAGCGAAAGCCCTCCGAGCGGAACAGCGAGTCCTGAGGGCTTGAAAGCGAATCCGCAAACCGGGTGGGCGCCGTCCCCCGCAGGAAAACTTCAAAGTCCGTGCTCCTGCTCTTGAGGGTGGCGAGCAGACCCGTCGCCCGGTCAACCCGGACAAACTCCACCCCCGGGGGCGGAATAAAGTCCTCGACCGGAAGCCCATTCATGGCCTCGCGGAAAAAGTCGACAAAGACGGGAACGGCGTTCCGCCCGCCTGTCTCGCCGGGGCCCAGGCTCTGCGGCTGATCGAACCCCATCCAGACGCTGACAACGAGCCGCGGGGAGTAACCGATAAACCAGTTGTCGCGGAAGCTGTTGGTCGTCCCCGTTTTTCCTGCGATGGGACGCCCCAGCACGGAGACGCGCCGGGCCGTTCCCCGCTCCACGACTCCCTTCAGCATGTGGGTGATGACGTAGGCCACCTCGGGCCGGATGACTTGGGTGGGCCGAACTTCCGCCTGGAAATACACCTTCCCCTCGGAGTCCTCCACACGCCTGAAGGCATAGGGCGTGTTGTAGTATCCGCCCGAGGCAAAAACACCATAGGCAGCGGTAAGTTCGGGAAGGGTGACGACCGAACTCCCCAGTGCGCTCGAGAGAGTTGGTGAAATCGGACTTTTGATCCCCAAAAGACGCGCAAACTCCACGAGGCGCTGAATGCCCACT of the bacterium genome contains:
- a CDS encoding PqqD family protein translates to MATSRELIGSDRPRGRNEILCRELDDGFILYDMEKNKVHSLNPAAAFIWESLDGTRTLEEIAESLRNFPGAAGDTLFDDVRRAVQTFQEEGLLMSAADSSDLRAT